In one Sulfitobacter sp. LCG007 genomic region, the following are encoded:
- the murD gene encoding UDP-N-acetylmuramoyl-L-alanine--D-glutamate ligase, protein MIPVLGFEGLRVAVLGLGRSGLAAARALAAGGAAPVCWDDNPQACVRAEAEGFAVMPLRSVRDFEDIATLVVSPGIPHLYPAPNPVVAAALEAGVPVDNDIGLFFRSFGAQDWADFDTVPRVVAVTGSNGKSTTSALIHHILHGAGRPSQLAGNIGRGVLDIDPPRDGEVVVLELSSYQTDLARALTPDVAVFTNLSPDHLDRHGGKGGYFAAKRRLFAEGGPDRAVVGVDEAEGLFMAGQLAEGRADDRVIRVSVERKLTGPGWQVFARKGFLSEYRKGKQVAAIDLRDVAGLPGAHNHQNACCAYAACRALGLAPRQIESGMVSFAGLPHRSQLIGEAKGVRFVNDSKATNVDAAIKALSAFERIRWVCGGLEKEGGLSALSGRTGAVRKAYVIGREAAHFALQLDVEAEVCGTMAAAVAQAVEDAEPGDVVLLAPAAASFDQYDNFEQRGEDFAAQVARFL, encoded by the coding sequence ATGATACCCGTTCTTGGTTTCGAGGGCCTCAGGGTCGCGGTTCTGGGGCTCGGGCGATCCGGGCTCGCCGCGGCGCGGGCACTTGCCGCGGGCGGCGCAGCGCCCGTCTGCTGGGATGACAACCCGCAGGCCTGCGTAAGGGCGGAGGCGGAGGGGTTCGCCGTCATGCCCCTGCGCTCGGTCCGGGATTTCGAGGATATCGCGACGCTTGTTGTCAGCCCGGGCATCCCGCATCTCTACCCCGCACCCAATCCGGTCGTCGCCGCGGCGCTCGAGGCAGGCGTGCCGGTCGACAATGACATCGGGCTGTTCTTCCGATCTTTCGGGGCGCAGGACTGGGCCGACTTCGATACCGTGCCCCGCGTCGTGGCCGTGACGGGGTCGAACGGCAAGTCCACCACCTCGGCGCTGATCCATCACATTCTGCACGGGGCGGGGCGGCCAAGCCAGCTTGCCGGCAACATCGGGCGCGGGGTGCTCGACATCGACCCGCCGCGGGATGGCGAGGTGGTGGTGCTCGAACTGTCGAGCTACCAGACCGATCTCGCCCGGGCGCTGACACCCGATGTCGCGGTATTCACCAATCTCAGCCCCGATCACCTCGACCGCCACGGCGGCAAGGGCGGATATTTCGCGGCCAAGCGGAGGCTTTTCGCCGAAGGCGGGCCGGACCGGGCGGTGGTCGGCGTCGACGAGGCCGAAGGCCTCTTCATGGCGGGCCAGCTCGCCGAGGGCAGGGCGGACGACCGGGTGATCCGTGTCTCGGTCGAACGCAAGCTGACCGGTCCGGGATGGCAGGTCTTCGCGCGCAAGGGCTTCCTGTCTGAGTACCGCAAGGGCAAGCAGGTGGCCGCGATCGATCTGCGCGATGTCGCGGGACTGCCGGGCGCGCACAATCACCAGAATGCCTGCTGCGCCTATGCCGCCTGCCGCGCGCTGGGGCTTGCCCCGCGCCAGATCGAAAGCGGCATGGTCAGCTTCGCGGGCCTGCCGCATCGCAGCCAGCTGATCGGCGAGGCGAAAGGCGTGCGCTTCGTCAACGACAGCAAGGCGACGAATGTGGATGCCGCGATCAAGGCGCTCTCGGCGTTCGAGCGGATCCGCTGGGTCTGCGGCGGGCTGGAGAAGGAAGGCGGCCTTTCGGCGCTTTCGGGCAGGACCGGGGCGGTGCGCAAGGCCTATGTCATAGGGCGGGAAGCGGCCCATTTCGCCCTTCAGCTCGATGTGGAGGCCGAAGTGTGCGGGACCATGGCCGCTGCCGTGGCGCAGGCCGTGGAAGATGCCGAGCCGGGCGATGTGGTGCTGCTGGCACCGGCCGCGGCGAGCTTTGATCAGTACGACAATTTCGAGCAGCGCGGCGAGGATTTCGCGGCGCAGGTGGCGCGGTTCCTCTAG
- a CDS encoding NAD(P)/FAD-dependent oxidoreductase has translation MQVDVAIIGAGAAGMMCAAHAGGRVLLVDHARAPGEKIRISGGGRCNFTNLNCGPHAFLSRNPHFAKSALARYTQWDFIDLLDRHGIAWHEKALGQLFCDGSAKQIVAMLRGLLTSAGVDLHLQTSARDFANGPDGFTFTLEKEGSQTRVTARRMVIATGGKSIPRMGATGLGYEIAGRFGLGVTETRAGLVPFTFPDGRFAEISGVSAPARVTAGGMSFDEALLFTHRGLSGPSVLQASSYWREGDTVEISLDPQSVVYDALRAQRATAGRRKLAGALGAHLPARLVAHLSAELPLEGNLADQSDRALLSLCDRLTRWTLKPSGTEGYRTAEVTVGGVDTDGLDSRTMEAKAVPGLYFIGEAVDVTGWLGGYNFQWAWSSAMAAARALRH, from the coding sequence ATGCAGGTTGACGTGGCAATCATCGGGGCCGGCGCCGCCGGAATGATGTGCGCGGCCCACGCGGGCGGGCGCGTCCTGCTGGTCGATCACGCCCGCGCGCCGGGCGAGAAGATCCGCATCTCGGGTGGCGGGCGCTGCAACTTCACCAACCTGAATTGCGGTCCCCATGCCTTCCTGTCGCGCAACCCGCATTTCGCGAAATCCGCGCTTGCACGCTATACCCAATGGGACTTCATCGACCTGCTCGACCGGCATGGCATCGCCTGGCACGAAAAGGCGCTTGGACAGCTCTTCTGCGACGGTTCGGCGAAGCAGATCGTCGCGATGCTGCGCGGGTTGTTGACCTCGGCCGGCGTGGATCTGCATTTGCAAACAAGTGCCCGCGATTTTGCAAATGGCCCTGACGGCTTTACCTTCACCCTCGAGAAGGAGGGAAGCCAGACCCGTGTCACGGCGCGGCGGATGGTGATCGCGACCGGCGGCAAGTCCATCCCCAGGATGGGTGCGACGGGGCTTGGCTATGAAATCGCGGGACGCTTCGGGCTGGGCGTCACCGAAACGCGCGCAGGTCTGGTGCCCTTCACCTTCCCCGACGGACGATTTGCCGAAATTTCAGGCGTGTCGGCACCTGCCCGCGTCACGGCGGGCGGGATGTCTTTCGACGAGGCCCTCCTCTTCACGCATCGCGGGCTGTCCGGCCCGTCGGTTCTGCAGGCCTCGTCCTACTGGCGCGAAGGCGACACTGTCGAAATCAGCCTCGACCCGCAGTCAGTCGTCTACGACGCCCTGCGCGCGCAGCGCGCCACCGCAGGCAGACGCAAGCTGGCGGGTGCGCTCGGCGCGCATCTCCCTGCCCGCCTTGTCGCGCATCTGTCTGCAGAGCTGCCGCTGGAGGGCAACCTCGCGGACCAGTCCGACCGCGCGCTGCTGTCGCTTTGCGACAGGCTGACGCGCTGGACGCTCAAACCCTCGGGAACCGAAGGCTACCGCACCGCCGAAGTGACCGTTGGCGGGGTCGACACCGACGGGCTCGATTCCCGCACGATGGAGGCGAAAGCGGTGCCGGGGCTCTATTTCATCGGCGAGGCCGTTGATGTGACCGGCTGGCTCGGGGGTTACAATTTCCAGTGGGCCTGGTCTTCGGCCATGGCCGCCGCCCGGGCCCTGCGGCACTGA
- a CDS encoding putative peptidoglycan glycosyltransferase FtsW, whose protein sequence is MTEMVYGTAPVQGGEPILPKWWRTIDKWAMSCILMLFAVGLLLGLAASPPLAAKNGFQPFHYVERQAVFGGTALLVMMVLSMMSPVMVRRLGVLGFLVTFVAVAFLPLFGTDFGKGAVRWYSMGFGSVQPSEFLKPGFIIVSAWLMAASMELNGPPGRVWSFALCVAIVLMLAMQPDFGQACLVLFGWGVMYFVAGAPMLLLVGMAGAVVSAGTLAYSSSEHFARRIDGFLNPDVDPTTQLGYATNAILEGGLFGVGVGEGTVKWSLPDAHTDFIIAVAAEEYGLVLVLVIIALFATVVVRSLLRLLRERDPFIRLAGTGLACMLGVQAMINMGVAVRLLPAKGMTLPFVSYGGSSVIASGIAVGMLLACTRTRPQGEISDLLARGRGR, encoded by the coding sequence ATGACTGAAATGGTCTATGGCACCGCCCCCGTCCAGGGCGGCGAACCGATCCTTCCAAAGTGGTGGCGCACCATCGACAAGTGGGCCATGTCCTGCATTCTGATGCTCTTCGCCGTGGGGCTTCTCCTCGGACTTGCCGCCTCGCCGCCGCTTGCCGCGAAGAACGGCTTTCAGCCCTTCCACTATGTCGAGCGTCAGGCGGTCTTCGGCGGCACGGCGCTGCTGGTGATGATGGTGCTGTCGATGATGTCGCCGGTGATGGTGCGCCGGCTGGGGGTGCTGGGATTCCTCGTGACCTTCGTCGCGGTGGCCTTCCTGCCGCTCTTCGGGACCGATTTCGGCAAGGGCGCGGTGCGCTGGTATTCCATGGGTTTCGGTTCGGTACAGCCATCGGAGTTCCTCAAGCCCGGCTTCATCATCGTTTCGGCCTGGCTCATGGCGGCCTCGATGGAGCTGAACGGCCCTCCGGGTCGGGTATGGTCCTTCGCGCTTTGCGTCGCGATCGTACTGATGCTGGCGATGCAGCCCGACTTCGGTCAGGCCTGCCTTGTGCTCTTCGGCTGGGGCGTCATGTATTTCGTCGCCGGAGCGCCGATGCTTCTTCTGGTCGGCATGGCCGGCGCGGTGGTGTCGGCCGGCACGCTGGCCTATTCGAGCTCCGAGCACTTCGCGCGCCGCATCGACGGCTTCCTCAACCCCGACGTCGATCCGACGACCCAGCTTGGCTATGCGACCAACGCGATCCTTGAGGGCGGGCTCTTCGGGGTCGGCGTGGGCGAGGGGACGGTGAAGTGGTCGCTTCCGGATGCGCATACCGATTTCATCATCGCCGTCGCGGCCGAGGAATACGGGCTGGTCCTGGTGCTCGTGATCATCGCGCTTTTTGCCACCGTTGTGGTCCGCTCGCTGCTGCGTCTGCTGCGCGAACGCGATCCGTTCATTCGCCTCGCGGGCACCGGTCTTGCCTGCATGCTGGGCGTACAGGCGATGATCAATATGGGAGTCGCTGTGCGGCTGCTGCCCGCGAAGGGCATGACGCTGCCTTTCGTCAGCTACGGCGGTTCTTCGGTGATCGCCAGTGGCATCGCCGTGGGCATGTTGCTGGCCTGTACCCGGACCCGTCCACAGGGCGAGATCAGCGACCTGCTCGCGCGGGGCCGGGGCCGGTGA
- a CDS encoding glycosyltransferase, with translation MSSAPLLLIAAGGTGGHMFPAQALAEAMLYRGWRVKLSTDARGARYTGGFPQATEIEEVGSATFARGGLLEKAAVPPRIAGGVSSALWRMLRDRPSVVVGFGGYPTIPAMAAAWLMRLPRMIHEQNGVLGKVNTIFAPRVDVVACGSWPTELPEGVEGIHTGNPVRSAVLDRSESGYIAPGDYPMELLVIGGSQGARILSDVVPPAVADLPPELLRNLRVSHQAREEDVERVADFYREHGVRAEVAPFFDDIARRMSEAQLVISRSGASSVADISVIGRPSILIPFAAAAADHQTANARGLVEAGGAILVPEARATPETLREQILNVLDNPEGAMQMARSAQAVARPDATQNLVELVEELAARGQDR, from the coding sequence GTGAGCAGCGCGCCGCTGCTGCTGATCGCTGCGGGGGGCACGGGGGGACACATGTTCCCGGCCCAGGCGCTGGCCGAGGCGATGCTGTATCGGGGCTGGCGGGTGAAGCTTTCGACCGATGCGCGGGGCGCGCGCTATACCGGCGGCTTCCCGCAGGCGACCGAGATCGAGGAAGTGGGCAGCGCGACCTTCGCCCGGGGCGGATTGCTCGAAAAGGCGGCAGTGCCTCCGCGCATTGCCGGGGGCGTGTCCTCGGCGCTCTGGCGCATGCTGCGCGACCGGCCTTCCGTCGTGGTGGGCTTCGGCGGGTACCCGACGATACCCGCGATGGCGGCCGCCTGGCTGATGCGACTGCCGCGCATGATCCACGAACAGAACGGCGTGCTGGGCAAGGTGAACACGATCTTCGCGCCACGCGTCGACGTGGTGGCCTGCGGAAGCTGGCCCACGGAGCTGCCCGAGGGTGTCGAGGGCATCCATACCGGCAACCCCGTGCGCAGCGCGGTGCTGGACCGGTCGGAATCGGGCTACATCGCGCCGGGCGACTATCCGATGGAGCTGCTTGTGATCGGCGGAAGCCAGGGCGCCCGGATTCTGTCGGACGTCGTGCCGCCCGCCGTGGCGGACCTGCCGCCGGAGCTTCTGCGCAACCTGCGGGTCAGCCATCAGGCGCGCGAGGAGGACGTTGAGCGGGTCGCGGATTTCTATCGCGAGCACGGGGTGCGCGCCGAGGTCGCTCCGTTCTTTGACGACATCGCCCGGCGCATGTCCGAGGCGCAGCTGGTGATCTCGCGCTCGGGAGCCTCGTCGGTGGCCGACATATCTGTCATCGGGCGGCCCTCCATCCTGATCCCCTTTGCCGCAGCAGCGGCGGATCATCAGACCGCGAATGCGCGGGGGCTGGTAGAGGCAGGCGGGGCGATCCTCGTGCCCGAGGCACGCGCGACCCCCGAGACGCTTCGGGAACAGATATTGAACGTGCTGGACAATCCGGAAGGTGCGATGCAAATGGCCCGTTCTGCGCAGGCCGTGGCACGACCCGACGCGACCCAGAATCTGGTAGAGCTTGTGGAAGAACTGGCGGCGAGAGGACAGGACAGATGA